The DNA sequence AATTGGTATTTTACTTGCCGGTTGGTCGAGTAACAGTAAATATTCGCTGATTGGAGCCATGCGAAGCGGAGCACAAATTGTGAGTTACGAACTTTCAGTTGGACTTTCACTGTTGGCAATAGTAGTTTTCGCCGGAACCATGCAACTTTCAGGAATCGTTGAAAGTCAGGCTAACGGATGGTGGATTTTTAAAGGCCACATTCCTGCCATTATTTCATTCATTATTTTCCTGATTGCCAGTACCGCCGAAATCAACCGCGGACCTTTCGACTTGGCTGAAGCAGAATCGGAGTTGACTGCCGGTTTCCACACCGAATATTCAGGTATCAAATTCGCTTTTTTCTTCCTTGCTGAATACATGAACATGTTTATTGTTGCAGCTTTGGGAGCTACTGTATTCCTTGGGGGATGGATGCCATTTCATGTCGGAAACTGGGAAGGTTTCAACAACATTATGGATTATATTCCATCGGCAGTATGGTTTTTCTCGAAAACCTTCTTTCTCATTTGGATAATCATGTGGTTTAAATGGACTTTCCCACGTTTGAGAATCGACCAGTTATTGACTCTGGAATGGAAATACCTGTTACCAATCAGTTTGTTCAACATTGTATTTATCGCTTTCATCGTCCTGATGGGATGGCACTTTTAACATTAGACTACAATGAATAGTATATTAGAATATTTTACCGACCTGTTTAAAGGAATTTCTTCGCTGTGGGCAGGTATGCGCATCACCGGAAAATACTTTTTCAGTCCCGGGGAAATTGTAACCCAGCAATATCCTGAAAACCGTGCCACCCTGAAAATGGAAGACCGGTTTAAAGGCGAAGTGATCATGCCACACGATGAAAACAACCAGCACGCCTGTACCGGTTGCGGAATTTGTGAAATGAACTGTCCGAACGGTTCCATCGAAATTATAACCGACCGCGTTGCAAATGCCGAAGGCAAAATGGAGCGGGTAATCGACAAACACATTTACCATTTGTCGATGTGTACGTTCTGTGAATTGTGCATAAAAACTTGCCCATCGAATGCACTGGCCTGGGGACAGAAATTCGAGCATGCTGTATTTGACCGGAGTAAACTCACCAAAGTTTTGAATCAACCTGGTTCGAAACTAAGAAAGGAGGCTAAGTAATGAATGTATTCATGTTTTATCTATTTTCAGGAATAATCCTGATTTGTTCGCTTTTGTCGATCACCACCCGAAGGATTTTACGGGCTGCCGTTTATCTGCTTTGCGTTCTGTTGGCTACTGCTGGATTGTATTTTATGCTGAATTACCAGTTTATGGCTGCCGTACAGCTTACTTTATATGCCGGTGGTATTGTGGTTCTGATTATCTTCAGTATTTTATTGACTCACCACATTTCGCATCGCTTTCAACATCCGAATCTAACCAAACTCATAATGGGTATTGGAGCGGCAACTGTTGGAATAGGATTGGTTCTTACAACCATACTCTCCCACTCGTTTCAAGCCGGAGCTGCTCCGGAACTGCCTGTTGATATGACAGTGATAGGAAATCAATTGCTAAGCACCGGAAAAAACGGTTACGTTTTACCGTTCGAGTTGATCAGTATTTTGTTACTGGCAGCAATGATTGCAGCAATTGTGGTTGCTAAAAAAGAAAAAAATAAAAATTCAGAGATATGATTCAGGGAATTCCACTCGAACATTTTTTAGTCGTTAGTACGATTATGTTTTTCATCGGAGTTTGTGGTTTCATTATTCGCCGCAACCTGATTACGATGTTGATGGCCACTGAACTCATTCTAAATTCGGTCAATATCAATTTCGTGGTTTTCAACCGCTACCTGTATCCTGATCAATTGCAGGGACAATTCTTTTCACTGTTCATTGTTGGTATTGCGGCTGCCGAAGCTTCGGTTGCCATAGCACTTATCATCAACATTTACAGAAATGTGAAGAACATTGAAGTTGAAAATGTAAATGAAATGAAATTCTAAAATTAAAGAGCAATGACAGGATATACATATACTGTATTTATTATACTGATTCCACTGGTAATGTTTTTGGTTACCGGTTTGTTGGGAATGAAATGGAAACCAATCATCTCCGGAATATTGGGAACAATCGGAATGGGAACTTCGTGGACCCTTTCGCTGATTACTGCAGGTAGCTATTTCTTTGGCCATCATGCTGAAGGATTTCAGACAATCATTCCGTTCGAAATGAAATGGCTGCAATTTACGGATACACTGATTATCAAAATGGGTATTTTACTCGACCCGATTTCAGTAATGATGTTGGTTGTAATTACCACGATTTCGTTTATGGTTCATTTGTACAGCATTGGCTATATGCATGGTGAAGTTGGGTTTCAACGCTTTTACGCGTTTTTATCCTTGTTCACTTTTTCGATGTTGGGTTTGGTTATCGCCACCAACATTTTCCAGATGTATATTTTCTGGGAATTGGTAGGTGTCAGCTCATTCCTTTTGATCGGATTCTACTACCAAAAACCATCGGCAGTTGCAGCTTCGAAAAAAGCATTCATTGTGACCCGTTTTGCCGATTTAGGATTCCTGATCGGTATTCTGATCCTTTCGTTTGTAACCGGAACTTTTGATTTCGGCAAATTGACAGAACCCGGAACAGCTATCTTCGGAAGCGCTGCTTCAATGAGTTTCATGGGTATTTCGGCCATGACATGGGCCATGACACTTATTTTTATTGGTGGTGCCGGTAAATCGGCCATGTTCCCGTTACACATTTGGTTACCCGATGCAATGGAAGGTCCAACTCCGGTTTCGGCCTTGATTCACGCTGCAACCATGGTTGTTGCCGGTGTATTTTTGGTAGCCCGTATGTTTCCGGTTATCCATTTTCAGGCTCCTGCCGCGCAGGAAATCATTGGTTATGTTGGTGGATTCACTTCGCTTTTCGCAGCGGTAATCGCCATCACACAATACGACATTAAACGCGTTTTGGCATTCTCAACCTTATCGCAATTGGGTTATATGATGCTTGCCCTGGGGGTTTCAGGATACGGCGGTGAAGAAGGTTTAGGTTATATGGCTGGTATGTTCCACCTGTTCACACACGCCATGTTTAAAGCATTGTTATTCCTAGGCGCCGGATCAATCATTCACGCCGTTCATTCAAACAACATGTACGATATGGGTGGATTGCGCAAATATTTGCCAATTACTCACATTACATTCCTGATTGCCTGTTTGACCATTGCTGGTGTTCCATTTCTTTCAGGATTCTATAGTAAAGACGAAATTTTGGTAGCAGCCTTACACCATAACAAACTTTTGTTTGCCGTTGAGTTTATTGTTGCCGGACTAACCGCATTCTATATGTTCCGTTTGTACTTCAGCGTATTCTGGGGAAAAGATAGACATTATCATCACACACCACACGAAAGTCCGCTGGTAATGACTATTCCATTGATGTTTTTGGCTGTTGCTTCTATTTTTGCAGGATATCTTCCTTTTACAGAGTTAGTAACTTCCGACAAATTGGGTTTCGAATCAGAAATGAACTACATGGTAGCTGTTCCTTCAGTTTTAATTGGATTGTTGGGAATTGGCATGGCATGGATTCTTTACAAGAAAGAAAGTGACGTTCCGGCTAAATTGGCCAAGAGCTGGGGTATTTTATATACTGCAACCTACAACAAATTCTATTTCGACGAAATTTATTTGTTTGTAACCCGAAAGATCATCTTCAACTACATCTCTCGTCCGATTGCCTGGTTCGATCGTCACATCATCGATGCATTCATGGTTGGAATTGGCTTAACCACAGAAAAAGTATCCTATAAAATTAAAGGAATGCAATCGGGACAATTGCAGCATTATGCTTTTGCCTTTGTTGCCGGTACTTTAGCTTTAGCGCTTTCGATGATCTATTTTTTGATGTAGAAAATTGAATATCAGATAAGAAACAAAAATTTAAAATATACAAAAGTGAATATTCTAACTTTATTGGTCTTAATCCCGGTTCTCACCATGGTTGCAGTCCTTTTTACCAAGGATTACAAAGGTGCCCGGCTCGCTTCGGCAATCGGAATGGGTATAGAACTTATAGCAACAGTTTATCTGGTGCTCGCTTACCTCGCCGCAAGAAAAACCGGGATGATGCACGAGATGCTATTTACTTCTGACTTCATGTGGTATCCTAGCTTGAACATACATTTTGCTTTCGGGGTCGATGGAATTGCTGTAGCCATGATTGGTCTGACTTCAATTGTGATTTTTGCAGGTATTTTTGCTTCCTGGGAACTTCAATTCCTCACAAAAGAGTTTTTTGTATCGCTCATATTGCTTGTTACAGCGGTTTACGGGTTCTTTATTTCACTCGACCTGTTTACCATGTTCCTCTTTTACGAATTGGCACTGATACCTATGTATCTGCTTATTGGTCTGTGGGGAACAGGACCAAAAGAAAAATCGGCCATGAAACTGACATTGATGTTGATGGCAGGTTCTGCATTGATTATGGTTGGTATTTTAGGTCTTTATTACAATTCGGCTCCTGGTGGTGGCCCGCTTACTTTTAATATTCTTGAAATATCAAAAATATCAATTCCTGTTGCGGCACAACGCTTTTTCTTTCCTTTCGCTTTTGTTGGATTTGGAATACTTGGAGCTTTGTTTCCATTCCATACTTGGTCACCTGACGGTCACGCTTCGGCGCCAACCGCAGTTTCGATGCTTCATGCTGGAGTATTGATGAAACTGGGGGGATACGGATGTTTCCGCGTTGCGATGTTCCTGATGCCACAAGCTGCACAGGAAATGGCTTGGATTTTCATTATCCTGACAACAATCAGTGTGGTTTACGGAGCGTTCAGCGCCATCTGGCAAACCGACCTTAAATTCATTAATGCATACTCATCAGTAAGCCATTGCGGATTGGTAATTTTTGCCTTGCTGATGATGAACGAAACAGCAATGGACGGAGCAATTCTTCAAATGATTTCACACGGTTTGATGACAGCCCTTTTCTTCGCCTTGATTGGGATGATTTATGGACGTACCCACACCCGTGATATTCGCCAAATGGGCGGGTTAATGAAAGTAATCCCATTTCTTGCTGTAGTGTATATGATTGCCGGTTTTGCTTCTTTGGGATTACCCGGATTAAGTGGTTTCGTGGCAGAAATGACTGTTTTTGTCGGATCATTCCAACATCAGGATATGTTCCATCGCGTCGTTACGGTAATCGTAGCTTCTTCGATCGTTATTACTGCTGTATATATTCTGAAAGTCGTTGGAATCTTGCTTCTTGGCCCATTGAAAGATCAGCATCATGCTGAACTGACTGATGCCAAATGGTACGAGAAACTGAGTACTGTTACACTTGTGTTAGCTGTTGCCGCAATTGGTATTGCACCACTTTGGCTGTCTGACACCATCGTAGCAAGTTTGAAACCGATTGTTGCACGTTTGGCAATGGTTATTCCTTTTTAAATTGAATCAATAAAATAATACCGAAAAATATGGATCTCGGACAATTTATACTCATGCGCCACGAATTGCTGCTCACTATAGCAGCACTCGCGATTCTGGTTGCTGAAATTTTTACCAGCGAAAAAAACAAATCGAAACTCATCAATTTCGCATTGGTACTTTTCGCTTTGGTAACCTTCATTGGGTTTATTCCAGGAGAAACCGGTAATTTATTTGGAGGATCATTCCAATCAAGCCAACTGACCGTTTTCATGAAAAACGTACTTAATCTGGCTGTGTTGATTGTCTTTCTTCAGGCTGAAGGATGGTTACGGAAACCGGAAAATGCCGACAAAATCAGTGAATATTTTATCCTGACGTTGTCAACACTGATCGGGATGAACTTCATGATTTCAGCGGGCGACTTCCTGATCTTTTACATTGGACTCGAAACTGCAACTATCCCAATTGCCGGGTTGGCCGCCTTCGACAAATACAAAAGTCAATCGGCCGAAGCAGGTATCAAATTAATCCTGTCCTCTGCCCTATCTTCAGGAATTCTATTATTTGGACTTTCTATGATTTACGGAGCAACCGGATCGATCTATTTTGCCGATATCGCAAACAAAGTTGCTCCAAACGCTTTAATTGCACTTGGATTTGTATTCTTTGTAAGCGGAATGGGTTTCAAAATATCGTTGGTACCTTTCCATTTCTGGACAGCTGACGTTTACGAAGGTGCTCCGATCAATGTAACTTCATACCTTTCGGTTGTTTCAAAAGGTGCCGCAGCATTTATCTTCACCATCGTTCTGTTCACCGTTTTCAAAAATATTGTGGAACTCTGGAAACCGATGATTTACACATTAGCTATAGCTACAATGACAATCGGTAACTTGTTCGCCATGCGACAGAATAACATCAAGCGATTTCTGGCCTTTTCATCGATTGCACAGGCCGGTTTTATCCTGTTGGGTATTCTCGGTGCCGGGGAGCTAGGAATGACTGCAATCGTTTATTTCGTGCTTGTTTATGTGTTTACTAACCTTGGAGCATTTGGCGTTGTTGCTGCCATTCACAATGCTTCGGGCGTTGAAACCATTTCAGGATACAATGGCCTATATCAAACCAATCCGAAACTAAGCTGGCTCATGACGATTTCGTTGTTCTCATTGGCAGGAATCCCACCAATTGCTGGTTTCTTCGGAAAATTCTTCCTATTTACGGCTGCTGCCGGAAGCGGTTATTATATTCTGGTTTTGATCGCTGTATTGAATGCAACTATCTCACTGTATTATTATTTACTGGTGATAAAAGCCATATTTATAGAAAAGAACGAACAGCCTATTCCTGAATTCCGGAGTTCAAACTCGATGCGAATTGCATTAGTAATGTGTATCACAGGTGTATTAGTCACCGGTTTTGCAAGTGGAATCTTCGAATACATCAGAAGCATCAGTAAATTGTTTTTAAATTAATACGACCTTAAAAATGGCTCTTAATAAAGGAAAACATATCGTAGAAGAAATCGACGGGGTTCGCTGTTCGTTGGTTGAAAAAGAAGTTTCACCAACCCGCACAGAATTCCTGAAAAAGTTACTCGAAT is a window from the Aquipluma nitroreducens genome containing:
- the nuoL gene encoding NADH-quinone oxidoreductase subunit L, with the protein product MTGYTYTVFIILIPLVMFLVTGLLGMKWKPIISGILGTIGMGTSWTLSLITAGSYFFGHHAEGFQTIIPFEMKWLQFTDTLIIKMGILLDPISVMMLVVITTISFMVHLYSIGYMHGEVGFQRFYAFLSLFTFSMLGLVIATNIFQMYIFWELVGVSSFLLIGFYYQKPSAVAASKKAFIVTRFADLGFLIGILILSFVTGTFDFGKLTEPGTAIFGSAASMSFMGISAMTWAMTLIFIGGAGKSAMFPLHIWLPDAMEGPTPVSALIHAATMVVAGVFLVARMFPVIHFQAPAAQEIIGYVGGFTSLFAAVIAITQYDIKRVLAFSTLSQLGYMMLALGVSGYGGEEGLGYMAGMFHLFTHAMFKALLFLGAGSIIHAVHSNNMYDMGGLRKYLPITHITFLIACLTIAGVPFLSGFYSKDEILVAALHHNKLLFAVEFIVAGLTAFYMFRLYFSVFWGKDRHYHHTPHESPLVMTIPLMFLAVASIFAGYLPFTELVTSDKLGFESEMNYMVAVPSVLIGLLGIGMAWILYKKESDVPAKLAKSWGILYTATYNKFYFDEIYLFVTRKIIFNYISRPIAWFDRHIIDAFMVGIGLTTEKVSYKIKGMQSGQLQHYAFAFVAGTLALALSMIYFLM
- a CDS encoding complex I subunit 4 family protein, producing MNILTLLVLIPVLTMVAVLFTKDYKGARLASAIGMGIELIATVYLVLAYLAARKTGMMHEMLFTSDFMWYPSLNIHFAFGVDGIAVAMIGLTSIVIFAGIFASWELQFLTKEFFVSLILLVTAVYGFFISLDLFTMFLFYELALIPMYLLIGLWGTGPKEKSAMKLTLMLMAGSALIMVGILGLYYNSAPGGGPLTFNILEISKISIPVAAQRFFFPFAFVGFGILGALFPFHTWSPDGHASAPTAVSMLHAGVLMKLGGYGCFRVAMFLMPQAAQEMAWIFIILTTISVVYGAFSAIWQTDLKFINAYSSVSHCGLVIFALLMMNETAMDGAILQMISHGLMTALFFALIGMIYGRTHTRDIRQMGGLMKVIPFLAVVYMIAGFASLGLPGLSGFVAEMTVFVGSFQHQDMFHRVVTVIVASSIVITAVYILKVVGILLLGPLKDQHHAELTDAKWYEKLSTVTLVLAVAAIGIAPLWLSDTIVASLKPIVARLAMVIPF
- the nuoK gene encoding NADH-quinone oxidoreductase subunit NuoK, which encodes MIQGIPLEHFLVVSTIMFFIGVCGFIIRRNLITMLMATELILNSVNINFVVFNRYLYPDQLQGQFFSLFIVGIAAAEASVAIALIINIYRNVKNIEVENVNEMKF
- a CDS encoding NADH-quinone oxidoreductase subunit N — translated: MDLGQFILMRHELLLTIAALAILVAEIFTSEKNKSKLINFALVLFALVTFIGFIPGETGNLFGGSFQSSQLTVFMKNVLNLAVLIVFLQAEGWLRKPENADKISEYFILTLSTLIGMNFMISAGDFLIFYIGLETATIPIAGLAAFDKYKSQSAEAGIKLILSSALSSGILLFGLSMIYGATGSIYFADIANKVAPNALIALGFVFFVSGMGFKISLVPFHFWTADVYEGAPINVTSYLSVVSKGAAAFIFTIVLFTVFKNIVELWKPMIYTLAIATMTIGNLFAMRQNNIKRFLAFSSIAQAGFILLGILGAGELGMTAIVYFVLVYVFTNLGAFGVVAAIHNASGVETISGYNGLYQTNPKLSWLMTISLFSLAGIPPIAGFFGKFFLFTAAAGSGYYILVLIAVLNATISLYYYLLVIKAIFIEKNEQPIPEFRSSNSMRIALVMCITGVLVTGFASGIFEYIRSISKLFLN
- a CDS encoding 4Fe-4S binding protein, which encodes MNSILEYFTDLFKGISSLWAGMRITGKYFFSPGEIVTQQYPENRATLKMEDRFKGEVIMPHDENNQHACTGCGICEMNCPNGSIEIITDRVANAEGKMERVIDKHIYHLSMCTFCELCIKTCPSNALAWGQKFEHAVFDRSKLTKVLNQPGSKLRKEAK
- a CDS encoding NADH-quinone oxidoreductase subunit J family protein, which codes for MFYLFSGIILICSLLSITTRRILRAAVYLLCVLLATAGLYFMLNYQFMAAVQLTLYAGGIVVLIIFSILLTHHISHRFQHPNLTKLIMGIGAATVGIGLVLTTILSHSFQAGAAPELPVDMTVIGNQLLSTGKNGYVLPFELISILLLAAMIAAIVVAKKEKNKNSEI
- the nuoH gene encoding NADH-quinone oxidoreductase subunit NuoH → MSSNIYDFSTLTGSIHAWLSGLMSTGWVTFTEMVLVGLAFLLMYALLGLFLVYAERKVCAFMQNRVGPNRVGPYGIIQTIADLIKLLMKELIPIRKSDPLLFNLAPFIVIICSFLALAALPYAKGLQAIDFNIGVFYVMAVSSLSVIGILLAGWSSNSKYSLIGAMRSGAQIVSYELSVGLSLLAIVVFAGTMQLSGIVESQANGWWIFKGHIPAIISFIIFLIASTAEINRGPFDLAEAESELTAGFHTEYSGIKFAFFFLAEYMNMFIVAALGATVFLGGWMPFHVGNWEGFNNIMDYIPSAVWFFSKTFFLIWIIMWFKWTFPRLRIDQLLTLEWKYLLPISLFNIVFIAFIVLMGWHF